A stretch of Roseibium porphyridii DNA encodes these proteins:
- a CDS encoding deoxyguanosinetriphosphate triphosphohydrolase, translating into MNGDIGFGAQSRAVYAENPFRSRGRLFPESESPTRTPFQRDRDRIIHSSAFRRLKHKTQVFVYHEGDHFRTRLTHTIEVSQIARSLARALRLDEDLAECLALSHDLGHTPFGHEGEDVMHECMAPFDGFDHNAQSLRVVTNLEQRYADFDGLNLAWETLEGLVKHNGPLLDQNGKPVGKFKDTVLPFAIRDYAEKQDLLLDTWPGGEAQAAAIADDIAYDAHDLDDGLRAGLFAIEDMRDVPFLANILIEVDVKYPGLEESRRIHEIVRRSITRMVEDVIREAIRNLSELDPQNAQDIRMAGKCLVGFSPDMTKAEREVKDFLFARVYRHEDVLAVRKLVARIVRDLFGKFHSDPGLMPEPWNLGMSDLSDAEIARRICDYIAGMTDRYAIEEHRRLFDDTPDLG; encoded by the coding sequence ATGAATGGGGACATCGGATTTGGAGCGCAATCGCGAGCGGTTTACGCGGAAAACCCGTTTCGCAGTCGCGGTCGTCTGTTTCCCGAATCCGAAAGCCCGACCAGAACGCCCTTTCAACGTGACCGGGACCGGATCATTCATTCCTCGGCCTTCCGCCGTCTGAAGCACAAAACGCAAGTCTTCGTGTATCATGAAGGCGATCATTTCCGCACGAGACTGACGCACACAATCGAAGTGTCACAAATCGCGCGATCACTGGCCCGCGCCCTGCGTCTGGACGAAGACCTGGCAGAGTGTCTGGCCTTGTCGCATGACCTTGGGCACACTCCATTCGGGCATGAAGGTGAAGATGTCATGCATGAATGCATGGCGCCATTTGATGGTTTTGACCACAATGCACAGTCCTTGCGCGTCGTGACAAACCTGGAACAGCGATATGCGGACTTTGATGGACTAAATCTCGCCTGGGAAACTCTCGAAGGTCTCGTCAAACACAACGGACCGTTGCTAGATCAGAACGGGAAACCGGTCGGGAAGTTTAAAGACACAGTATTGCCCTTTGCGATCAGGGACTATGCGGAAAAACAAGACCTTCTGCTCGATACCTGGCCCGGTGGAGAGGCGCAAGCGGCGGCAATAGCAGACGATATTGCCTACGACGCACACGACCTGGATGACGGTCTGAGGGCGGGGCTCTTCGCAATCGAAGATATGCGCGACGTTCCGTTCCTGGCGAATATTCTTATCGAAGTTGACGTTAAATATCCGGGTTTGGAAGAAAGCCGGCGCATTCATGAAATCGTTCGTCGTTCGATAACGAGAATGGTGGAAGACGTTATTCGGGAAGCCATACGCAATCTGTCGGAGCTGGATCCCCAAAACGCACAGGACATCCGCATGGCTGGCAAATGCTTGGTTGGGTTTTCACCCGACATGACCAAGGCGGAACGCGAAGTGAAAGACTTCCTGTTTGCGCGTGTTTATCGGCACGAGGACGTTCTTGCTGTTCGAAAACTCGTGGCACGTATCGTCCGGGACCTGTTTGGCAAATTCCATTCAGACCCAGGGCTGATGCCTGAACCCTGGAACTTGGGTATGAGCGATCTGAGCGATGCGGAAATTGCACGGCGAATTTGCGACTACATCGCTGGAATGACTGATCGATATGCAATTGAAGAACATCGCAGATTGTTTGACGATACTCCCGATTTGGGGTAG
- a CDS encoding HesB/IscA family protein → MTETLENRVTVSARAAKRIASILSNEPAGSMLRVSVEGGGCSGLQYKYDVVGDSEDDDFVIENPGATVLIDAISLQYMSGSEIDFVDDLIGQSFQINNPNAVAGCGCGTSFTI, encoded by the coding sequence ATGACCGAAACACTTGAAAATCGAGTAACAGTCAGCGCGCGCGCAGCCAAGCGAATTGCGTCCATTTTATCAAATGAACCTGCGGGCAGCATGCTCAGGGTCAGTGTGGAAGGCGGCGGCTGTTCGGGCCTGCAATACAAATACGACGTCGTCGGCGACAGCGAAGACGATGATTTCGTTATTGAGAACCCGGGCGCGACGGTTTTGATCGATGCGATTTCCTTGCAGTATATGAGTGGCTCGGAGATTGATTTTGTCGACGATCTGATTGGTCAGTCCTTTCAGATAAACAACCCGAATGCAGTGGCCGGCTGCGGCTGCGGCACCAGCTTTACTATCTAG
- the argS gene encoding arginine--tRNA ligase, protein MNIFADFTQRVKKIIQTIDLKDANGNESNLSRVVVEAPRDRAHGDLATNAAMVLAKPLGLKPRDLAEQLVEKLSADQDIVEATIAGPGFINLRVAPVVWQRVLGSVLELGKSYGSIHLAEPRKVNVEYVSANPTGPMHVGHIRGAVLGDALANLLAFGGCDIVKEYYINDAGSQIDTLARSAYLRYREALGEDIGDIPAGLYPGDYLKPIGAQLKDEFGENLKAMNESEWLPLVKERAMAAMLELIRSDLAALGVEHEIFFSEKTLHEREGTNASKIDFMLETLREKGLVYEGTLPPPKGQVPDDWEDREQTLFRASDFGDDTDRALKKSDGSYTYFAADVAYFQDKFLRGFQEAIYVLGADHGGYAKRLQAVGKAVSDGKTDVVVRFCQLVKLMRDGEPVKMSKRSGEFITLREVVDEVGPDPIRFMMLFRKNDAPLDFDFKKVTEQSKDNPVFYVQYGHARCCSVLRQAADDLKDLDIGDSSLSTADYTQLDDVGELELIAKMAEWPKVIEAAAETHEPHRIAFYLHELASSLHGHWNRGKEMPHLRFIDTSNAKLTLARLALVRAISLVLASGLSILGVNAPEEMR, encoded by the coding sequence ATGAACATCTTCGCTGACTTTACGCAGCGCGTTAAAAAAATCATTCAAACAATTGACCTTAAAGACGCAAACGGCAATGAATCGAATCTGTCTCGAGTCGTTGTAGAAGCGCCACGCGATCGTGCTCACGGTGATCTGGCAACCAATGCAGCAATGGTTCTTGCAAAACCACTTGGATTGAAGCCCAGAGATCTTGCAGAACAGCTTGTTGAAAAACTGAGTGCTGATCAGGACATTGTCGAGGCCACAATTGCAGGGCCAGGTTTTATCAATTTGCGCGTGGCACCGGTTGTCTGGCAGCGAGTTCTCGGCAGCGTTCTGGAACTTGGCAAGAGTTACGGAAGTATCCATCTCGCCGAACCTCGAAAAGTGAACGTTGAGTATGTGTCAGCCAATCCCACTGGCCCGATGCATGTCGGTCACATTCGCGGTGCGGTTCTCGGCGACGCTCTTGCCAACCTTCTGGCTTTCGGCGGGTGCGATATCGTCAAGGAATACTACATCAATGATGCCGGTTCGCAGATTGATACGCTCGCCCGCAGCGCATATTTGCGGTATCGAGAAGCGCTCGGCGAGGATATTGGCGATATTCCAGCTGGACTATATCCTGGCGACTACCTGAAACCGATCGGAGCCCAGCTCAAGGATGAATTCGGCGAGAATTTGAAAGCCATGAATGAAAGCGAGTGGCTTCCACTCGTGAAAGAGCGTGCAATGGCTGCAATGCTCGAACTTATCAGGTCCGACTTGGCTGCGCTTGGTGTCGAACACGAGATTTTCTTCTCTGAAAAAACATTGCATGAGCGGGAAGGGACCAACGCTTCCAAAATCGACTTCATGCTCGAGACATTGCGCGAGAAGGGGCTTGTTTACGAAGGAACGCTGCCACCTCCGAAAGGGCAGGTGCCGGACGATTGGGAAGACCGGGAACAAACTTTGTTCCGCGCAAGTGACTTTGGCGACGACACAGACCGCGCTTTGAAGAAGTCCGACGGCTCTTACACCTATTTTGCCGCAGACGTTGCTTACTTTCAGGACAAGTTCTTGAGAGGGTTCCAAGAGGCAATCTACGTACTGGGCGCTGATCATGGCGGCTATGCCAAGCGGCTTCAGGCGGTTGGAAAGGCTGTGTCAGACGGCAAAACGGATGTGGTCGTAAGGTTCTGCCAACTTGTAAAGCTCATGCGCGATGGTGAGCCGGTCAAGATGTCAAAACGCTCCGGCGAGTTCATTACCCTTCGAGAAGTGGTCGACGAAGTGGGCCCGGACCCAATTCGGTTCATGATGCTGTTCCGCAAAAACGATGCGCCGCTTGATTTTGATTTCAAGAAGGTCACGGAACAATCGAAAGACAATCCGGTCTTCTATGTTCAATACGGACATGCTCGTTGCTGCTCGGTGCTGCGGCAGGCGGCTGATGATCTCAAGGATCTGGATATTGGGGACAGTTCTCTTTCAACCGCCGACTATACGCAACTTGATGATGTCGGTGAGCTGGAATTGATCGCAAAAATGGCAGAGTGGCCAAAAGTGATAGAAGCGGCAGCCGAAACGCATGAACCTCACAGAATCGCTTTTTACCTGCATGAGTTGGCGAGTTCATTGCATGGTCACTGGAATAGAGGCAAGGAAATGCCGCATTTACGCTTTATTGACACTAGTAACGCCAAATTAACCCTAGCACGTCTTGCATTGGTTCGTGCAATATCTTTGGTGCTTGCTTCAGGCTTGTCGATTCTCGGCGTAAATGCCCCTGAAGAAATGCGCTAG
- the nagZ gene encoding beta-N-acetylhexosaminidase has product MTKAFVSGCSGPTLTPDETSFFRKENPWGLILFARNIETPDQVRALTSAFREATGRKTAPVLIDQEGGRVQRMKPPHWPKYPAPKLFGDLFETNEKAATRAAWLGARLIAYDLEAVGITIGCLPCLDIRFPETVDAIGDRAISGDPEIVTKLGNEMVKGAFAGGILPVIKHIPGHGRAQVDSHFELPRVSASKSALESVDFRPFKALSHVSLGMTAHIVYEGIDAAKAGTQSAAVIQDVIRKELGFNGCLMSDDLSMKALGGDYESRSRKVIEAGCDIVLHCNGDMDEMLAVAKAVPELKGDARARCETALNGLKAPEPGFDRDEALNEFLELTGRQAV; this is encoded by the coding sequence ATGACCAAAGCCTTTGTTTCCGGCTGTTCCGGGCCGACGCTCACACCAGATGAAACGTCTTTCTTCAGGAAAGAAAACCCCTGGGGATTGATATTATTCGCCCGAAACATTGAAACGCCGGATCAAGTGCGCGCTTTGACGTCAGCATTCAGAGAAGCAACGGGCAGAAAAACGGCACCGGTTCTCATCGATCAGGAAGGTGGTCGCGTCCAGCGCATGAAGCCCCCGCACTGGCCGAAATATCCAGCCCCCAAACTTTTCGGCGACTTGTTTGAGACCAACGAAAAGGCGGCTACCAGAGCGGCTTGGCTTGGAGCAAGGCTGATCGCTTATGATCTTGAGGCTGTCGGCATTACGATCGGTTGTTTACCGTGCCTCGATATTCGTTTTCCCGAGACCGTTGACGCGATCGGTGATCGGGCAATTTCAGGAGATCCCGAAATTGTCACCAAACTTGGAAACGAGATGGTCAAGGGTGCTTTCGCGGGAGGTATTCTCCCCGTTATAAAACATATACCCGGCCACGGTAGGGCACAGGTTGACAGTCATTTTGAGCTTCCAAGGGTCTCAGCAAGCAAATCAGCGTTGGAAAGCGTGGATTTTCGCCCGTTTAAAGCTCTTTCCCACGTGTCATTGGGCATGACAGCTCATATTGTATACGAAGGCATCGATGCCGCGAAAGCGGGAACCCAGAGTGCGGCGGTTATTCAGGATGTCATCCGTAAAGAGCTTGGCTTCAATGGGTGTTTGATGAGCGACGACCTATCGATGAAAGCACTTGGCGGTGACTATGAAAGCCGGTCACGGAAGGTCATTGAAGCAGGCTGTGACATCGTTCTTCATTGCAATGGAGACATGGATGAGATGCTTGCTGTGGCCAAGGCGGTTCCCGAGCTGAAAGGCGATGCCCGGGCCCGGTGCGAAACAGCATTGAATGGCTTGAAAGCTCCGGAACCCGGATTTGATCGGGACGAAGCTTTGAACGAGTTTTTGGAACTGACCGGCCGGCAGGCCGTTTGA
- a CDS encoding SPOR domain-containing protein has translation MQSADAERPAAEDPLLELARIVQKNKQSGADVSSGRVGSTDYFAGLNEFAEEPQEEVPTLQSSGRIEPSFVAVQPVADNQNHGGEQSLPEEPLGAASVSQVAAPEPVVFSPAQQPPIDAAPSGHVSSLWPKVPESEPSEEVASVIPAQERTAPVQPSVVEPQTPTFEQPSTHSLASQETETQAPLTSSVALDLEQNLTAELEDELIGALRQSVDDTPEPFASAATGYPAATEEIEPPPQNVAAPAVEAISQTEDAVRPRVRDLDFEQAIAVDPEPAPAPEVEVQATPAAVSRPRDDFSVRLSANPAREAEQNFSQQAPDFGTAAVSTQIDDNKRPRIDESDLFAALNPVETEPAPVVRPAGSTPQGDAEGIEALFADLEFPDPAERKVQSVVEEAPKEIPAPANETASAADIDDMTWPAAAGSVPRLEDDETPPPPEGYDLDAVARAMQESDPSLSGEGVLPPHPAAEKQAVPQAQERSRRGLFVAGGILGVAVLGAAGFFLMDGSSVQVPSGPPPIISGLQEPLKVYPEQSQAPTDNQSAKLIYDRIDGTGETGPDQLVRPESPQPAELPPAPAGANGNADLLPGAPKRVRTLVVRPDGSIISGDEAGAPPVASPEPSVAAVEQPVVPEPAAPEPAPAAPSVTANSETPRVVSTTPVVPESVPDAPVAAVPSPAQATQTDAPDAATPATPAIVAGSETPAVSEPAQPVPTVLPRKKPAAPVQVASAPAAATTPAPASQNDGPLNLGQQNAAAPAPATTTPAAAPATTNSGSIPAGTYIVQVTSQRSEQAASNAYSGLQRQYPSILGNRNAVIVSANVQDRGVFYRARIPTGSREEAISLCESLKGAGGDCFVRRQ, from the coding sequence GTGCAGAGTGCGGACGCAGAGCGTCCTGCTGCGGAAGATCCGCTGCTCGAACTGGCTCGCATTGTCCAGAAAAACAAGCAATCGGGGGCAGATGTGAGTAGTGGTCGTGTTGGTAGTACCGACTATTTTGCAGGATTGAACGAATTCGCCGAGGAGCCACAGGAAGAGGTGCCGACGCTCCAGTCCTCAGGCCGCATTGAGCCCTCCTTCGTGGCTGTACAGCCAGTTGCAGACAATCAGAACCACGGTGGCGAACAATCACTGCCAGAAGAACCGCTAGGCGCTGCTTCTGTTTCGCAGGTCGCAGCGCCCGAGCCTGTTGTCTTTTCACCAGCACAACAGCCGCCGATTGACGCTGCTCCTTCGGGCCATGTTTCTTCCCTATGGCCCAAAGTTCCTGAAAGTGAACCATCTGAAGAAGTGGCGTCGGTCATTCCGGCGCAAGAAAGAACGGCCCCCGTTCAGCCCAGTGTGGTCGAACCTCAAACGCCGACTTTCGAGCAGCCCTCAACCCATTCGTTGGCATCCCAGGAAACAGAGACGCAAGCACCTTTGACGTCCTCCGTGGCATTGGATTTGGAACAAAATCTGACCGCGGAACTTGAAGACGAACTAATCGGTGCGCTCCGACAATCCGTTGATGATACCCCGGAGCCTTTTGCTTCGGCAGCCACCGGTTATCCAGCAGCGACCGAAGAAATCGAGCCCCCTCCGCAAAATGTCGCAGCTCCGGCCGTTGAAGCGATTTCGCAGACCGAAGACGCAGTCAGACCGAGAGTTCGCGATCTCGATTTCGAACAGGCAATCGCAGTTGATCCGGAACCTGCTCCTGCGCCGGAAGTTGAAGTGCAGGCAACACCTGCGGCAGTCAGCCGGCCAAGGGATGATTTTTCTGTCAGGCTGTCTGCGAACCCGGCGAGGGAAGCAGAGCAGAATTTCTCACAGCAAGCGCCAGACTTTGGTACTGCTGCCGTCAGCACGCAAATTGACGACAATAAGCGTCCACGGATCGACGAAAGCGATCTTTTTGCAGCTCTAAATCCGGTAGAGACTGAGCCTGCGCCTGTTGTCAGGCCTGCTGGTTCTACGCCACAAGGCGATGCAGAGGGTATTGAGGCGCTGTTTGCAGACCTTGAGTTTCCTGATCCAGCGGAACGTAAGGTGCAATCTGTTGTCGAAGAAGCGCCGAAAGAAATACCGGCTCCGGCCAACGAGACTGCGTCTGCAGCAGATATTGACGATATGACATGGCCGGCGGCTGCCGGATCCGTCCCACGTCTTGAGGATGATGAAACCCCGCCTCCGCCTGAAGGATATGACCTCGACGCAGTTGCAAGGGCCATGCAGGAAAGTGACCCAAGCCTCAGCGGCGAGGGCGTGTTGCCGCCCCATCCGGCAGCAGAAAAGCAGGCCGTCCCTCAAGCGCAAGAACGTTCGCGCCGAGGACTGTTTGTTGCCGGAGGTATTCTCGGTGTTGCGGTTTTGGGAGCAGCCGGCTTTTTCCTGATGGATGGAAGTTCGGTTCAGGTGCCAAGCGGACCACCGCCGATTATCAGTGGATTGCAGGAACCGCTCAAGGTTTACCCGGAACAAAGCCAGGCACCAACCGACAATCAGTCGGCCAAGCTTATCTATGACCGGATTGATGGAACAGGTGAAACTGGCCCAGATCAATTGGTGAGACCTGAAAGCCCGCAACCTGCTGAGTTGCCGCCTGCACCGGCCGGTGCCAATGGAAATGCGGATCTTCTGCCGGGTGCTCCAAAACGAGTTCGGACACTCGTTGTGCGTCCGGATGGTTCAATCATATCCGGTGACGAAGCAGGGGCTCCGCCGGTCGCCTCACCAGAACCGTCTGTTGCCGCAGTTGAGCAGCCCGTGGTTCCCGAGCCCGCAGCACCAGAACCTGCGCCAGCTGCGCCTTCGGTTACCGCCAACAGTGAAACTCCGAGGGTTGTTTCAACAACACCCGTAGTTCCTGAATCTGTTCCTGACGCCCCGGTTGCAGCTGTCCCATCGCCGGCTCAAGCCACCCAGACGGACGCGCCGGATGCTGCGACACCAGCCACACCTGCAATTGTTGCAGGAAGTGAAACGCCAGCAGTGAGCGAACCCGCACAGCCTGTCCCAACCGTATTGCCGCGCAAGAAACCGGCAGCGCCCGTTCAAGTGGCGAGCGCACCTGCTGCAGCAACGACGCCTGCGCCAGCCAGTCAAAACGATGGGCCGCTTAATCTGGGTCAGCAAAACGCAGCGGCACCAGCACCTGCAACGACCACCCCAGCAGCTGCACCGGCAACAACTAATTCTGGGAGCATTCCAGCCGGTACGTACATTGTTCAGGTGACGTCACAACGTTCTGAGCAGGCTGCCAGCAACGCCTATTCCGGCTTGCAACGGCAGTACCCGAGCATCCTTGGAAACCGCAATGCAGTGATTGTGTCTGCAAATGTCCAGGACCGTGGAGTTTTCTACCGCGCTCGTATCCCCACAGGCTCCCGTGAAGAAGCTATTTCACTTTGTGAAAGCCTCAAGGGTGCCGGCGGTGACTGCTTCGTACGCAGGCAATAG
- the xth gene encoding exodeoxyribonuclease III, protein MKIATWNINGVKARIDTVQDWLKETSPDIACFQEIKSVDENFPRQPFEDLGYNVETHGQKGFNGVALLSKSPLEDVQRGLPGNDSDEQARYIEASVSTEGGALRFGCLYLPNGNPLGTEKFPYKIDWMDRLIAHAKERLKDEVPFLLLGDYNVIPDPIDAKNPEGWVGDALYQPESRQRFRTLLNLGLTEAVRSCTEAPETYTFWDYQAGAWQKNNGIRIDHILMSAQATDRMTGCGIDKHVRGWEKPSDHVPVWVDLAA, encoded by the coding sequence ATGAAAATTGCGACCTGGAATATCAATGGGGTAAAGGCGCGCATTGATACGGTCCAAGATTGGCTGAAAGAAACGAGTCCGGATATTGCCTGTTTTCAGGAAATCAAATCGGTCGACGAGAATTTTCCGCGCCAACCGTTTGAAGACCTTGGGTACAATGTAGAAACCCACGGGCAAAAAGGTTTCAACGGTGTCGCCTTGCTTTCCAAATCGCCGCTGGAAGACGTGCAGCGGGGACTGCCGGGCAACGATTCTGATGAACAAGCACGTTACATCGAGGCAAGTGTATCGACGGAAGGCGGCGCTCTTCGCTTCGGCTGTCTTTATCTTCCCAACGGCAATCCTTTGGGTACGGAAAAGTTTCCCTATAAAATAGATTGGATGGACAGGCTTATTGCACACGCCAAAGAGCGGCTAAAGGACGAAGTCCCGTTTTTGCTGCTTGGCGACTACAACGTCATTCCAGACCCCATCGACGCAAAAAACCCGGAAGGATGGGTTGGAGACGCTCTTTACCAGCCAGAAAGCCGTCAGCGCTTCAGAACACTTTTGAACCTAGGTCTTACGGAAGCAGTCCGTTCCTGTACGGAAGCTCCTGAGACCTACACGTTCTGGGACTATCAGGCAGGAGCTTGGCAAAAGAACAATGGCATCCGCATCGACCATATTCTGATGTCAGCACAAGCGACCGATCGAATGACCGGCTGTGGTATCGACAAACACGTTCGAGGTTGGGAAAAGCCCTCAGACCATGTCCCGGTCTGGGTAGATCTTGCAGCGTGA
- a CDS encoding DMT family transporter yields the protein MHTAYRREQHTGLAFVLAIAGMSAFTPIFAAGKIADGLLPVIVLVWLRYLGGAMTIVGVSVVKRVSLTGGLSPLWKLHVLRACCGIGGLGCSIYAASVLPLADATAIGLTKGIIAIGLAGLILKEIVTGRHWIAGALCALGALLVVRSTEVTGTYDGLALAGVGAALLGAVFMALETLIIRFISQRENTVTILAYVNVLAACVLTGPVVWLIMYEEISLASLMLFAWMGPLAIIGQSLNVSAYRRAGAATLAPIYYGTVLLSALFGFAVWGEIPTPIAALGALLIIFGGAILTLPQSFTIKRGG from the coding sequence GTGCACACAGCCTACCGAAGAGAACAGCATACGGGATTGGCATTTGTATTGGCCATTGCCGGAATGTCTGCCTTTACGCCGATTTTTGCCGCAGGAAAGATTGCAGATGGCCTGCTTCCGGTGATTGTTCTAGTCTGGCTACGTTACCTTGGCGGAGCCATGACCATCGTGGGGGTGTCGGTTGTAAAGCGGGTGTCGCTCACTGGCGGTTTAAGCCCATTATGGAAACTGCATGTGTTGCGTGCTTGTTGCGGTATCGGTGGGTTGGGTTGTTCAATTTATGCCGCCAGTGTCCTGCCTTTGGCTGACGCTACGGCGATCGGACTGACCAAAGGTATCATCGCAATCGGGTTGGCTGGCCTGATTCTGAAGGAAATCGTTACCGGAAGACACTGGATTGCCGGCGCACTTTGTGCCTTGGGAGCTTTGCTTGTGGTTCGCTCCACGGAAGTGACGGGCACGTATGACGGTCTTGCACTCGCTGGTGTTGGAGCCGCCTTGTTGGGGGCGGTGTTCATGGCGCTGGAGACACTCATTATCCGCTTTATTTCTCAACGTGAGAACACGGTAACAATCCTGGCCTACGTCAACGTACTCGCTGCGTGCGTTCTGACTGGTCCAGTTGTCTGGCTGATTATGTACGAGGAAATTTCCCTGGCATCTCTCATGCTTTTCGCCTGGATGGGGCCCCTTGCGATCATTGGTCAGTCTCTGAATGTTTCTGCCTACAGGCGCGCTGGGGCGGCGACGTTGGCGCCGATCTACTATGGAACGGTTCTGTTGTCCGCATTGTTCGGTTTCGCGGTCTGGGGCGAGATACCAACACCAATTGCAGCACTTGGCGCGTTGTTGATCATATTTGGCGGCGCAATCTTGACGCTGCCGCAGTCATTTACAATCAAACGCGGTGGGTAG
- a CDS encoding alpha/beta hydrolase: MRARLDIPAGQLHRISHRSEILGSNRLGDTATRDIIVYTPHGHDGDGLPLLVDIVGFTAGGPAHVNWKNFGENVPERLDRLIFDGALKPVVVAFPDCFTRLGGNQYIDSSVMGPWGTWLTTEMLEEVENRFHCGGKGKRGLFGKSSGGYGAIIHAMKYPDVWSAAACHSGDMAFELCYLPEMPSALRAIAKAGSIEAFVKNFEKGPKFPGNALHDLMTFAMAATYDPDPDPEVFCGIRLPVDLETCEIIEERWNAWLKWDPVHIVDEYADALKSMKGLWVECGDIDQYNLVYGARRFHRKLESAGIEHAYHEFNDTHSSIDYRLDESLPFLVDSLLD; this comes from the coding sequence ATGCGCGCGCGACTTGATATTCCGGCCGGCCAGCTGCACCGGATTTCCCATAGATCTGAAATTCTTGGCAGCAACCGGCTTGGCGATACCGCAACGCGAGACATCATTGTCTATACGCCGCACGGACATGACGGGGACGGCCTGCCGCTTTTGGTGGATATCGTCGGCTTCACTGCGGGTGGCCCTGCACATGTCAACTGGAAGAACTTCGGAGAAAACGTTCCCGAACGCTTGGACAGACTCATTTTCGACGGTGCCCTCAAGCCAGTTGTCGTGGCCTTTCCAGACTGTTTTACGCGCCTTGGAGGCAACCAGTATATCGACAGTTCAGTCATGGGACCTTGGGGCACGTGGCTAACGACAGAAATGCTGGAAGAAGTTGAAAACCGCTTTCACTGCGGAGGTAAAGGAAAACGCGGTCTTTTCGGAAAATCTTCCGGCGGCTATGGCGCAATCATTCACGCAATGAAGTATCCGGATGTCTGGTCAGCTGCGGCCTGTCATTCGGGCGATATGGCATTCGAGCTTTGCTACCTGCCGGAAATGCCGAGCGCGCTTCGCGCAATCGCAAAAGCTGGTTCGATTGAAGCATTCGTCAAAAACTTCGAAAAAGGGCCCAAATTTCCAGGAAACGCCCTGCATGACCTGATGACGTTTGCGATGGCCGCTACCTATGATCCCGATCCAGATCCAGAAGTCTTTTGCGGCATCAGGCTACCGGTCGACCTTGAAACGTGTGAAATCATCGAGGAAAGATGGAACGCTTGGTTGAAATGGGACCCTGTCCACATCGTTGACGAATACGCCGATGCTCTAAAGTCAATGAAGGGTCTTTGGGTCGAGTGTGGAGATATCGACCAATACAATCTCGTCTATGGGGCCCGCCGCTTTCATAGGAAGCTTGAATCTGCCGGCATTGAGCACGCTTATCATGAATTCAACGATACCCATTCGTCCATTGACTACCGTTTGGATGAAAGCTTGCCGTTCCTGGTAGACAGTCTGCTGGACTAG
- a CDS encoding LysR family transcriptional regulator translates to MNWDDLKLVDAAARMRSLSGAAKALDISQPQLSRRLKCFEDRVGARLFDRTPTGLKPTEAGLRLIPLAEDMRKKAEAACRILPDLSGSALKVVRVAVDEVRARVLTDSFGELTAMLDGVELELISSHQSVNHQSRSIELQIRNCLPQTDTLIARKVGELAYAVYGSKSFVANNPSALDPVAYASCSWLGFTPDDLWYPTHVRWLEERLVTAPLLRTNTMTTLLNMTVAGAGLSLLPVFMGDDHQDLVRLTKPIPELTNPEHIIVHRDLRREPAVRRAIDAIATVYKSMACRLEGTNYETAVVAAE, encoded by the coding sequence ATGAATTGGGATGACCTTAAACTCGTTGATGCCGCAGCGCGAATGCGGTCCTTGTCAGGTGCGGCCAAAGCGCTCGATATCAGTCAGCCTCAATTGAGTCGCAGGCTCAAGTGCTTTGAGGACAGAGTGGGCGCGCGCCTTTTTGACAGAACACCGACAGGCCTTAAACCTACAGAAGCCGGGTTGCGACTGATACCGCTTGCCGAGGACATGAGGAAGAAAGCTGAGGCCGCATGCCGTATTTTGCCCGACTTGTCGGGTTCAGCTCTCAAAGTTGTGCGGGTGGCCGTTGACGAAGTTCGCGCTCGCGTGCTCACAGACAGTTTTGGTGAACTCACTGCTATGCTCGACGGTGTGGAACTTGAACTGATTTCAAGCCACCAGTCCGTCAACCATCAAAGCCGAAGCATTGAACTTCAGATCCGCAATTGTCTTCCTCAAACCGATACACTGATCGCTCGAAAAGTCGGTGAACTTGCCTATGCGGTTTATGGATCCAAATCCTTTGTTGCAAATAATCCGTCAGCCCTTGATCCGGTGGCCTATGCATCCTGCTCCTGGCTTGGTTTCACGCCCGACGATCTTTGGTACCCGACGCATGTTCGGTGGTTAGAGGAACGCCTCGTGACAGCGCCGCTACTTCGGACCAACACCATGACAACTCTGTTGAACATGACTGTTGCCGGGGCTGGATTGTCTTTGTTGCCAGTATTTATGGGCGATGACCATCAAGATCTTGTCCGGCTTACAAAGCCGATTCCAGAACTAACGAACCCTGAGCATATCATTGTGCATCGTGATCTGCGCCGTGAGCCGGCTGTTCGCCGGGCGATTGATGCAATTGCAACGGTCTACAAATCCATGGCCTGCCGGCTAGAAGGAACCAATTACGAAACAGCGGTTGTTGCCGCAGAATAA